One Micromonospora eburnea genomic region harbors:
- a CDS encoding acetoacetate--CoA ligase yields MGDVLWTPPADVRERSRIGDYLRWLAEHRGLEFADYDALWRWSVTDLDAFWRSIWDYFEVVAHTPPAGTLGERTMPGTSWFPGATLNYAENVLRMPGRADDDPVVIAHGQTRAPETLTAAELRERVRRVAAGLRRLGVGPGDRVAAYAPNIPETFVLLLATASLGAIFSSCAPEFGTRSVTDRWQQIEPKVLVAVDGYRYGDKPIDRSGEVAAIRAALPSVRHTVSIAYLDPAGPAPTGAISWGELAAETGEPLTFAPVPFDHPLYVLYSSGTTGLPKPIVHGHGGILLEHLKMLALHHDLGPADRFFWFTTTGWMMWNFLVSGPAVGATIVLFDGNPGHPDLGALWRLAEETGTTYFGTSAPFLLACRKAGLVPKEIADLSALRGLGSTGAPLPTEGFAWVYENVSDRLQLQSLSGGTDVCTGFVGGVALLPVHAGEIACRALGAKVEARSADGTPVIGQLGELVITEPMPSMPVGFWNDPDGARYREAYFEVYPGVWRHGDWITINERGGCVITGRSDATLNRGGVRLGTAEFYSVVEGLDEVVDSVVVHLEDDQGGAGELLLFVVLAEGLELDDELRKKICRELRNALSPRHIPDEIHQVRAVPRTLSAKKLEVPVKKILTGTPVDTAAAKGALANPESLSAFAALAQRRANTDQSTPA; encoded by the coding sequence GTGGGTGACGTGCTGTGGACGCCGCCGGCCGACGTGCGCGAGCGGTCCCGGATCGGCGACTACCTGCGCTGGCTGGCCGAGCACCGGGGATTGGAGTTCGCCGACTACGACGCGCTGTGGCGCTGGTCGGTGACCGACCTCGACGCCTTCTGGCGCTCGATCTGGGACTACTTCGAGGTGGTCGCGCACACCCCACCGGCCGGCACACTGGGTGAGCGGACCATGCCCGGCACCAGCTGGTTCCCCGGCGCGACGCTCAACTACGCGGAGAACGTGCTGCGGATGCCCGGCCGGGCCGACGACGACCCGGTGGTGATCGCGCACGGGCAGACCCGGGCGCCGGAGACGCTCACCGCGGCGGAGCTGCGCGAGCGGGTACGCCGGGTGGCGGCCGGGCTGCGCCGGCTCGGCGTCGGCCCGGGCGACCGGGTGGCGGCGTACGCGCCGAACATCCCGGAGACGTTCGTGCTGCTGCTCGCCACCGCCAGCCTCGGCGCGATCTTCTCCTCCTGCGCGCCCGAGTTCGGCACCCGCAGCGTCACCGACCGGTGGCAGCAGATCGAGCCCAAGGTCCTGGTGGCCGTCGACGGCTACCGGTACGGCGACAAGCCGATCGACCGGAGCGGCGAGGTGGCCGCCATCCGGGCCGCCCTGCCGTCGGTGCGGCACACGGTCAGCATCGCCTACCTCGACCCGGCGGGGCCGGCCCCCACGGGCGCGATCTCCTGGGGAGAGCTGGCGGCGGAGACCGGCGAGCCGTTGACCTTCGCCCCGGTGCCGTTCGACCATCCGCTCTACGTGCTCTACTCCTCGGGCACCACCGGCCTGCCCAAGCCGATCGTGCACGGCCACGGCGGCATCCTGCTGGAGCACCTCAAGATGCTGGCCCTGCACCACGACCTGGGCCCGGCGGACCGGTTCTTCTGGTTCACCACCACCGGCTGGATGATGTGGAACTTCCTGGTCTCCGGGCCGGCGGTGGGCGCGACCATCGTGCTCTTCGATGGCAACCCGGGCCACCCGGACCTGGGCGCGCTCTGGCGGCTGGCGGAGGAGACCGGCACCACGTACTTCGGCACCTCCGCGCCGTTCCTGCTGGCCTGCCGCAAGGCCGGCCTGGTCCCGAAGGAGATCGCCGACCTGTCCGCGCTGCGCGGCCTCGGCTCGACCGGCGCGCCGCTGCCCACCGAGGGCTTCGCCTGGGTGTACGAGAACGTCAGCGACCGCCTCCAGCTTCAGTCGCTCTCCGGCGGCACGGATGTCTGCACCGGCTTCGTCGGCGGGGTGGCGCTGTTGCCGGTGCACGCCGGGGAGATCGCCTGCCGGGCGCTCGGCGCGAAGGTGGAGGCCCGTTCCGCCGACGGCACCCCGGTCATCGGGCAGCTCGGCGAGCTGGTCATCACCGAGCCGATGCCGAGCATGCCGGTGGGCTTCTGGAACGACCCGGACGGCGCGCGCTACCGCGAGGCGTACTTCGAGGTCTATCCCGGCGTGTGGCGGCACGGCGACTGGATCACGATCAACGAGCGGGGCGGCTGCGTGATCACCGGGCGGTCGGACGCCACCCTGAACCGCGGCGGCGTACGCCTCGGCACCGCCGAGTTCTACTCGGTGGTTGAGGGGCTGGACGAGGTGGTCGACTCGGTGGTGGTGCATCTGGAGGACGACCAGGGCGGCGCGGGTGAACTGCTGCTCTTCGTGGTCCTCGCCGAGGGGCTGGAGCTGGACGACGAGCTGCGGAAGAAGATCTGCCGCGAGCTGCGCAACGCCCTGTCGCCCCGGCACATCCCCGACGAGATCCATCAGGTCCGCGCGGTCCCGCGTACCCTTTCGGCGAAGAAGCTGGAGGTGCCGGTCAAGAAGATCCTGACCGGCACCCCCGTCGACACCGCCGCCGCCAAGGGCGCCCTGGCCAACCCCGAATCCCTGTCGGCCTTCGCCGCCCTGGCCCAACGCCGCGCCAACACCGACCAGTCCACCCCCGCCTGA
- a CDS encoding TIGR03089 family protein, which produces MADNIARVFADAIATDPTRPLLTWYDDATGERTELSGATLANWVAKTANLLVDEAALGPGDTAAALLPPHWQTAAVLLGCWSAKLTVVDAPGPVDVLFAAADRTDAAAAWSAGERYALALDPFALPMRQVPPGFADYVVEVRGHGDHFTPYPEAGEADVELLARAEARAAELCLTPGDRLLVDTGRHPDPIDWLLAPLAARTTLILCANLDQSRLDSRTATEKATRALT; this is translated from the coding sequence ATGGCCGACAACATTGCCCGGGTCTTCGCCGACGCAATCGCGACCGACCCCACCCGCCCCCTGCTGACCTGGTACGACGACGCGACCGGCGAGCGCACCGAACTGTCCGGCGCGACGCTCGCGAACTGGGTGGCCAAAACGGCCAACCTGCTCGTCGACGAGGCCGCCCTCGGCCCCGGCGACACCGCCGCCGCGCTGCTGCCGCCGCACTGGCAGACCGCCGCCGTGCTGCTCGGCTGCTGGTCGGCGAAGCTGACCGTGGTCGACGCCCCGGGCCCGGTGGACGTGCTCTTCGCCGCCGCCGACCGGACCGACGCGGCAGCGGCCTGGTCGGCAGGGGAACGGTACGCGCTCGCGCTCGACCCGTTCGCCCTGCCGATGCGACAGGTGCCGCCCGGCTTCGCCGACTACGTGGTCGAGGTACGCGGCCACGGCGACCACTTCACGCCGTACCCGGAGGCGGGCGAGGCGGACGTGGAGCTGCTGGCCCGCGCGGAGGCCCGGGCCGCGGAGCTCTGCCTCACCCCCGGCGACCGGCTGCTGGTCGACACCGGCCGGCACCCCGACCCGATCGACTGGCTCCTGGCCCCCCTGGCCGCCCGCACCACCCTGATCCTCTGCGCCAACCTGGACCAGTCGCGCCTCGACTCCCGCACCGCAACAGAAAAGGCCACCCGCGCCCTCACCTGA
- a CDS encoding glycosyltransferase family 4 protein produces MTAGRPPRVLIDATSVPADRGGVGRYVDGLLGALGRVCGSGVDLVVVSLRTDLERYTRMLPEAEVIPAPAAVAHRPARLAWEQTGLPLLAQQVSAEVLHSPFYTCPLRAGCPVTVTVHDATFFTEPEHYDKSRRTFFRSAIKTSLRRADRVIVPSKATRDELIRLLDADPTRIDVAYHGVDQAAFHAPSEEEKARVRARLGLGSSSYIAFLGAKEPRKNVPNLIRGWARAVADRENPPALVIAGGQGHDDDIDRAVAEVPAHLRLLRPGYLRYADLPGFLGGALVAAYPSYGEGFGLPILEAMACAAPVLTTPRLSLPEVGGDAVAYTSEAPEEIATDLAALLDDEQRRLSLAKAGFDRAKEFTWESSAEVHLAAWGRARS; encoded by the coding sequence GTGACCGCCGGTCGCCCGCCCCGCGTGCTCATCGACGCCACGAGTGTCCCCGCCGACCGTGGCGGCGTCGGTAGATACGTCGACGGCCTGCTCGGCGCCCTGGGCCGGGTCTGTGGCTCCGGCGTGGACCTGGTCGTGGTGAGCCTCCGCACCGACCTGGAGCGTTACACCCGGATGCTGCCCGAGGCCGAGGTGATCCCCGCCCCGGCGGCGGTCGCGCACCGCCCGGCCCGGCTCGCCTGGGAGCAGACCGGCCTGCCGCTGCTGGCGCAGCAGGTGAGCGCGGAGGTGCTGCACTCGCCCTTCTACACCTGCCCGCTGCGGGCCGGCTGCCCGGTCACGGTCACCGTGCACGACGCGACCTTCTTCACCGAGCCGGAGCACTACGACAAGTCCCGCCGGACGTTCTTCCGCAGCGCGATCAAGACGTCGCTGCGCCGCGCCGACCGGGTGATCGTGCCGAGCAAGGCCACCCGGGACGAGCTGATCCGCCTCCTGGACGCCGACCCGACCCGGATCGACGTGGCGTACCACGGGGTCGACCAGGCCGCCTTCCACGCTCCCAGCGAGGAGGAGAAGGCCCGGGTCCGCGCCCGCCTCGGGCTGGGCAGCAGCAGCTACATCGCGTTCCTCGGGGCCAAGGAGCCGCGCAAGAACGTACCCAATCTGATCCGCGGCTGGGCCCGGGCGGTGGCCGATCGGGAGAACCCGCCCGCGCTGGTCATCGCCGGCGGCCAGGGGCACGACGACGACATTGACCGCGCGGTGGCCGAGGTCCCGGCGCACCTGCGGCTGCTCCGCCCGGGTTACCTGCGCTACGCCGACCTGCCCGGCTTCCTCGGTGGCGCGCTGGTCGCCGCCTACCCGTCGTACGGCGAGGGGTTCGGGCTGCCGATCCTGGAGGCGATGGCGTGCGCGGCGCCGGTGCTGACCACGCCACGGCTCTCGCTGCCCGAGGTCGGCGGCGACGCGGTGGCGTACACCAGCGAGGCCCCGGAAGAGATCGCCACCGACCTGGCCGCGTTGCTGGACGACGAGCAGCGCCGGCTCTCGCTGGCCAAGGCCGGTTTCGACCGGGCCAAGGAGTTCACCTGGGAGTCCAGCGCGGAGGTGCACCTCGCCGCGTGGGGCCGGGCCCGTTCCTGA
- a CDS encoding mannose-1-phosphate guanylyltransferase — protein MFYAVIPAGGSGTRLWPLSRANHPKFLHPLTGTPASLLQATVDRLAPLTTPERTLVVTGAAHVAAVARQLAGLPEENILVEPSPRDSCAAIALAAAVIAERDPAAVMGSFAADHLIGDPARWAETVRQAVRGAEQGSLMTVGITPTRPETGYGYLETGEPVGDGPLRPVVEFKEKPAAEVAEGYVRSGRHLWNASMFVWRVDVFLAELARQQPALHAGITAIAAAWGTPEQDDVLGTVWPTLPKISVDYAVMEGAATAGRVATVPGDFGWNDVGDFHTLGEVLPADEAGNVVLGPDAKPGVLLRDSSGLVVVPHSGRLVAALGVRDLIVVDTPDALLVCPRERAQDVKKLVDELKERGEEGLV, from the coding sequence ATGTTCTACGCCGTCATTCCGGCAGGGGGCAGTGGCACAAGGTTGTGGCCGCTGTCCCGGGCCAACCATCCCAAGTTCCTCCACCCGTTGACCGGCACCCCTGCCTCGCTGCTCCAGGCGACGGTGGACCGGCTCGCGCCGCTGACCACTCCCGAGCGAACGCTGGTGGTCACCGGTGCCGCGCACGTCGCGGCGGTGGCTCGGCAACTGGCTGGCCTGCCGGAGGAGAACATCCTGGTCGAGCCGTCGCCGCGCGACTCGTGCGCGGCGATCGCGCTGGCCGCGGCGGTGATCGCGGAACGCGACCCGGCGGCGGTGATGGGCTCGTTCGCCGCCGACCATCTGATCGGTGATCCGGCGCGCTGGGCCGAGACCGTACGCCAGGCGGTCCGCGGCGCGGAGCAGGGGTCGCTGATGACGGTGGGCATCACCCCGACCCGGCCGGAGACCGGCTACGGCTATCTGGAGACCGGCGAGCCGGTGGGCGACGGCCCGCTGCGCCCGGTGGTCGAGTTCAAGGAGAAGCCGGCCGCCGAGGTGGCCGAGGGCTACGTGCGCTCCGGGCGGCACCTCTGGAACGCCAGCATGTTCGTCTGGCGGGTGGACGTCTTCCTGGCCGAGCTGGCCCGGCAGCAGCCGGCCCTGCACGCCGGGATCACCGCGATCGCGGCGGCGTGGGGCACCCCGGAGCAGGATGACGTCCTCGGCACGGTCTGGCCGACCCTGCCGAAGATCTCGGTGGACTACGCGGTGATGGAGGGGGCGGCGACCGCCGGCCGGGTGGCGACCGTGCCGGGCGACTTCGGCTGGAACGACGTCGGCGATTTCCACACCCTGGGCGAGGTGCTTCCCGCCGACGAGGCCGGCAACGTGGTGCTGGGCCCGGACGCCAAGCCGGGTGTGCTGCTGCGGGACAGCAGCGGCCTGGTGGTGGTGCCGCACTCGGGCCGGCTGGTGGCGGCTCTCGGCGTACGCGACCTGATCGTGGTGGACACCCCGGACGCGCTGCTGGTCTGCCCGCGCGAGCGGGCCCAGGACGTCAAGAAGCTGGTCGACGAGCTCAAGGAGCGCGGCGAGGAGGGTCTGGTCTGA